ttgagcggaatttcattccgttcagggccatattactctcagttacccaagagtagattcgatctaagtcctttgccaggctactggaatcttggccattcctaccagaaactaactttgtattgtCAACATATCATCTCGCCTGATGAAATTTAAAATCAAAGTACCATGTCTAGATGGATAGTCTTGCAAAGCGTTAAAAACATCTGGAGAGCAGTCCAATTTTGTCATTAAAATTCAAGTCAAATTATGTATCCATTAGCCAAAAATTTGCTTGTGCAAAACTTTTGCCCGCCATATACGTACACCATAGGTGTTTGTGGCCATTAGCCAAGCAATATTTGCTTTAAATAGCACACTTTGTCCCTTTGCAGTTATTCTCTGAAGAATGAACGCTCCAAAAACATTACTTTTCCTCCTCTCTTGTGTCATTGGCGGAACTTTAGGTTCAACAAGCACCCGTGGTATTCAATGTTTCGTTCCTGGTGAATGTTTGGACTCCCAAATCTTGGACGCTCGTCCCACCAACACTTCTCGATCTTGCCTTAGTCTCTGTCAAGGCTTGGCTGGTTGTGAATGGTTTACCTGGTATACTGATTCCAAGGTATGTACCTCGCTATCCGGTTGTTTGAGCCTGACCGAGGAGAAATGTGGATCCAATTGCATCAGCGGGGAGCAAGAATGTACCGAGATCCAATGCGGCATTCAAGGACGATGTTACGGCGCATTGGAAGGTATCCGAAAGGTGGGCAGTGGCAAAGAATGCGGTTCTATCTGTGGACAGAGGTCGGAATGCACTTGGTTCAGCTACAGCAATCAAACCAACTCTTGCACCATGACCAATGATTGTCCGGTTTTGGATCGATCCTGTAATGACTGTCAAGCATCTGAGACACCTTGTGCCATTGATCAAGGTAAAACGATATCAGTTAAATTTGAGTTTTAGAcaatatcatttcaatttaCTAGTCATGCCAATTGAATTTACAACCGTGAAGAAGTGTTTTAAATTGTTTAGGATGTTACGTAGGACATTCATAGTTATACGCTATGAAGCCAAAATTCATTTAAATCGGGAATCCTGGTATGGAGGGACCATAGGTGGTACGTGGTTTCAAGCAATTGCAGAATTCATTTTCAGAACGGATGATAAATATTTTAACAACACAAACCTTAGAAAACAGGCTGGGTATTTGTAGGACCTAACAAGCAAGTCACATTTAAAAAGCTAAAAGTTCGAAATGCATAGTATttaaaaatgaagatgaaaaacgACTAATCATTAGCAATCAAAGAATTCAGCCCGAAAAGCAATCCTCCTTGAAATCACAAAAAGTCAAGCAAAAAGGTTTAAGGTCAAATTAATGGATTAATAATTACTTAGGCCCTATTATCAACACTCTTTATGTCCATACGCCATAGAGTGACcacaatgaaaaggagaaaatgatAAGAGTTTCTGCGCTAAAACTATTATATTATCAgcctttcaaaaacattcgaGTTGGTTTTTAACCGCTCTTAGCCTTTAATTATGCTACATTTTTCTTAAGTTCAGGACAggatttatttttcatatgTCTTTCTACTGAAGTGGACGGAAGCAAAAAGCCAGACTAGCAGgcattttcgtggcttatcaGCTTGACCGTTTGACCACTTTGCCCTGTGCTTCAATCAATCTGAGGTGTTGATTTCAGTGGACGCAGAATTCAATTGGTTTATGGAAGGGAGGAAGAGGACATGTGGTGTAGCAGAgaagccacgaaaatatcctAGTTGGCTGTTTTAGCCAACTATGCAGGAAAATCTAGCTACTGTATAAAAACTTCGAATAAACAAAAATTCTGATAGAAGCACTAGttttattgaaattgttttttctgGGGTTATGAATAATTTCCCTTTCAAGAATCAATTCAAGAGGCATACCCATCGGTAGGCTCTTGAAGAAGCCAAGGACAACTTTGTTACTTGTACAAACAGTGGAATCCCGTTATAACAAACGTTTTTTCGAGATTTTTGGGAAGTTCCTAAATTCAGACTTCATTGTGTTCACAGATCAACTGTTTTTACTTTGCCCCTGCTTACTCCCTCAAGAGCCTCTCTAGTCGGACCACACACTTCACTACGTACGAAAGACGTTGAAACAAATCAGATGATTCTGAATGGAGGCGTCTGCACAGATGTAAGAACTAGCGTCAAAACTCTTGGGATTGACGGACAAACATATGTAGGGGTAACGCAGGGCATCAATTGTAATTTTGCACACATTGTTACTGGTCACCAACTTGTTTATTAAGTGCGGTAACTTCAAGGCTAGTTTTCACAATGCTAAGTTGAAGGGCTGCTCGAATACCCAATCGGTCATTGATCACGTGCGGTGTTGCAAATCACCTTGGTCTGGACTTGGGTTCCTGAAATGTTCGTTGTACTAACCTTCccacaaaaaagcaaagattTGGACTCCCCCCTTTGGTGAGTTCATGACATAAACTGAATTCAATCAACATTGACTCGCCTCAGCAAACTTACCAAGCCCTGANGAGATCCAATGCGGCATTCAAGGACGATGTTATGGAGCATTGGAAGGTATCCGAAAGGTGGGCAGTGACAAAGAATGCGGTTCTATCTGTGGACAGAGGTCGGAATGCACTTGGTTCAGCTACAGCAATCAAACCAACTCTTGCACCATGACCAATGATTGTACGGTTTTGGATCGATCCTGTAATGACTGTCAAGCATCTGAGCTAGCTTGTGCCATTGATCAAGGTAAAACGATATCAGTGAAATTTGAGCTTTAGACAATACCATTTCAATTTACGAGTCATGCCAATTGAATTTACAACCGTGAAGAAGTGTGTTTAGTTATTTAGGATGTTACGTAGGACATTCGTAGTTATATGCTATAAAGCCAAAATTCATTTAAACTCGGGAATCCTGGAATAGCGTGACCATAGGTGGTACGTGGTTTCAAGCAATTGCAGAATTCATTTTCAGAACAGATAATAAATATTTTAACAACACAAACCTTAGAAAACAGGCTGGGTATTTGTAGGacctagagactaaagtaagagAATGGCAACCGGAAAGATTGTAAGACAAGTGTTTAAAATGTATGTATAATTCGGGTGAGATGGGAGCACGTGTGAACGGGTCAATGGACAATTCCAGAATGATGAGGTGACATAGAGATGGAGGAAATAACCGGTCATGCAAGAACGGAACAATCCGGCTGTGTTAGTCCAACCTCTAACGATCATTACAACTCCCCCTTTTTCGCGATTTCTGACACATGCATAAACAAGTTAAAAGGGATGTGTGACAAATATTAAATTCAATGGTAATAAGCCAGCCGGTCAGGAGAATTGCGAAGTCGAGTGCTTTTACGCGGAGTACGTCCGTCACATTGAGGTGATTGATCCTGGTCGGGTTTCTCAACTTTGACGGCAACACGCATTCATCGAAATCAGATTCATCTGGCTCTGGAAGTGAAAGAGAAACACGCAAAAAACGGCGATTACGCCATGACTTACGATCAGAGTCGAATTTAAATAAATAGCGTCGTTGGTAACATTTAATGATTTTGCCTTGCTTGTCCCACCGTGATTGGGGGTTTTGAACGTAAATAATGGACCCGTTAGAAAGCATGGGTAATGACTTGGCCTGACGGTCGTAATGGCGCTTTCGGCTCAATTCAATGGATCGTCGTTTCTCATCGTGAGTGGATCCTCGGAAAGGATCCACCAAAAAATCGTCATGGACTGGGTTCCGAGATCGAAGCGGTCTCCCAAAGACTCTTTGGGCGGGCGACAAACCATCGGCCATGGGCGTGTTCCGAAATTCCATCATTCCCTCCGCAAACTCTTCAGAATCAAAATCACACCCAGTCTTGGCCAAAAGATGCTTGATGCGTGGCCATTGCTCTGGGGATAATAAGGCGAGGAAGACTTCCACGTAACGCCCCATTTGACCAGGAAAAGGGAAAATGCTCGCGATGAAAATTGAGGCCCATTGTCTTTTCGTAAAATATTGGGAACACCGAACATAGAAAACATCCGAGCAAAGTCTCTAATCAGTAGGGATGAACCAGGCATATTGCGGTACTGAACAACCATGGGAAATCCAGAAAGCCTGTCAGAATAAATCGGGTATTCATTTCTGCCATAGGTGAACATATCAGCACTGGCCACTTGAAAAGGACGAGAAGGCAAATGGTCTTGAACCAATGGTTCCGGTTGATGTGCTGGGCGGAAAAACATACATTCTGGCCAAGCTGCCACGGCATTGGCAATGTCCAACGTGAACCCGGGCCAAAATACGATTTGACGGGCCCTACGTTTAGTTTTTTCCACCCCTTGGTGACTGGCATGAAGCTTCTTGATGATCATCTTTACCGCGGATGGTGGGATAACAATTTGTTTGTTTCGCAGAATGATGTCGTCAGCCACAGAAAGCTCAGAAGAAACCCTTTTAAACAAGAAGCCATCCACAGTATCCGCCAAAATTGCCAACTTAAGATCAAGGTAAGCAACATTCGTTTTTGCCATGTTGCTAATGTCCTCCATGTTAATGTCGGGAAATTCGGAACGGAGGGCAGCTACCAGGCAAGGATGGGGTTCTTCCACATCAGGGTCGGGGTTTAAACCCGCTTTAGAGACAGGGGCACGGGAAAGAGCGTCTGGTATGGCGTGGTGGATGCCTTGTCCCCAATCAACAACGAAACGATATCCCAAGAGTCGAGATCGATAATTCAAGACCCTCGGATTTTCAATTTCGGACAAAATCTGACGGTTGAAAGTGGCAACAAGGGGTCGATGGTCCGTCACACCGTGAAAATTGATGCCAGACAAATACAAATTGCATTTCTTCACAGCCCAATATATTGCCAATGCCTCAAGCTCCACCATAGCATATCGGCTCTCGCAATCCCTGAGGAAACGGGATCTACATTGGATCAGCTTAGGAACACCCTCTTTCAGCTGAATAAAGGCAAATCCAAGACCCAGTCTCGAAGCGTCCGTGAGAAGAATCGTTTCCAGACTTGGATCATACATTTCCAAGACGGGAGGCGAGACCAGGGCACGCTTTGTCTCCTCGAAGAGTTTTGAGTGCTCAGGGAGCCAAATGAAAGCGTTTTTGGTCTTGAGAAGTGGACGGAAAGGGGACGTGTATGAAGTCAAATTGGGTAGAAATTTGCCCAACTGGTTCACCAGACCCAGAAATGACCTTAAATCAGTAAGTGAAGCGGGGATCGATAACTTCTGAATAGCTTCCACCCTGGAGGGATCCATTTGAATATGACCTTTCGAGATGCTATATCCCACAAAGTCTATGGAAGTTGAcgcaaaaatacttttttcagaaTTGACGGTCAGTCCAAATTGGAGACAGCGCTCCAGGACATCACTAACTGACTGATCCAATTTGGGAAGGGTCGTTTCTCCGCATGCCATATCGTCGACCACTTTGTGGACGTTCAAGCCGGCAATGGCCACATCGCCACGGAACAAGAAAGAATCCCCCGTGGATACGAATCCCATGGGTGATTGCAGAAACATGAATTTCCCAATAGGAGTTCGGAAAGTGGTGAGCGGTTGggaatttttttgccaatggcatttgccaatatcctttAACAAGGTCAAGTTTAGCAAAGAAGGAGTCATCAGAAGAAAACCCGGAAACAGCCTCGGCAGGAGTCTTGGTGGGGTGAATGCTTCTTTTAACTTCCAAAATTAAACGGGTAAGATCTATGCATAAACGAATGTCACCATTGCTTTTAGGGACTAAAACAATAGGATGGCACCATTCAGGTGCAACATCACCAACAGGTgtagcatttttttgcttgaccaagtCCCTGAGAATATCTCTAAGTTTATCTTTGTAGGCAAAATGGATTTGGCGAGCTACATGAATTGCAAAGGGTTTGGCGTCTTCTTTCAGATGAATCACTATCGGGTCCCCCACAATAGGACCACGCATTGGACGAAGGGTCCCAGATTCAAATTCCTCCGCATAGACATCCTTGATTTTCGTCTCCACTATGTGGAGGACATCTGGTTTAATCACCGCGGGTAGTTGGGAAATCCATAGCTCGCAATCCTTCCAAATCATGGATGAAGAAACGGGAGGTTGATGAAGCAATAAAGATGCAACAGTGGCTTTTGGAGACGGAAAGTTTGAATCAATGATAGGCAAAGCACCGCAAGCTTGGAAACAAGCTTGGAGATAAGCATCTTTTAATCCATAGCACACCATGATAGGAAGCCCACTGGCAGTTATACTACCAATAGATAAAGTGGCGGTAAACATACACATTTGTTTTAAGGAGTTTCCGCCAATGCCAATCACTTCTTCAGTAGCGCTTGAGAGAGATGTAATTTTGTCCAAAGCAGATGATTTGAGGAGTAGATCTCCCATTACTGAGATATCTGCCCCGGTTTCGGcacaaaatgcaagaaaagtTGGAGGCCCTGTGTAACCTACAAGTCTTAGTCCGATCTCAATCCCTCATCTGAAGGAACCGACACGCAAAGCTTGAAGAGGTTTTGACCCAGGTAACGCTTTTGCATCCTTTGTATGAAATCTGCAGACTTTGTCCCAATGTCCTTTTTGATGGCACAGACgacaaacacttttaaaagcAGGACATTTCTCTGGGGGATGAGTAGAAAGGCCACAGTACTTGCAAGAAACACTGTAGGACTTCTTGGAAGACATCTTTTTGGGAACGATAATGGGATTTCATACGAGCCGCAAACACGTGATTGGGGGAGGAACTCGCAGCCATCCCCTTGGCCCCATGGCGAGAcgtttcaagttcaagaatttgaaaacgtGCTTCGTCAAAAGTCTTAGGGTTTCGCTCCATAATTTTTGCTTTGTCGTCTTCACTCTTCATGGCTTGCAACAACAATGCTATTAGCAACTCATCTTGGGTAATATTTGCTAGGGCTGCAAATTCGGCTTGCTCTCGGAGTGCGTTACATAAACTTGTATAATCCTGCCCGTCTTGTTGTTTAACTAGCAGGAGATCTCGCATATCAAAGTGGACACTTCGGAGACTCCTCAATTGATCTCGGATGATTTGAATAATTTCCTCAACGTTTCGCCCAGTATCCGGCTTGATTCCCAAAGAATGGTGCGcaatttggagaaatccagGGCTGCAACACTCCCAGAGTAGTGACACTTAAGTAGCTCTGTCCCTTTGCGACAAAGCAATCAAGGTACAATAATTGTTCCACACCGGACACCACTGAATGAAAGTACGTAAATTGGTGTCTTCTTCCAACATAGGGGGACGCTTAATATTCAACAAGGGAAGACTAGAATTTGAAGCGGTATTCGGCAGGGCATTCGATACTCCATCCAAAGGAGAATTCGTAGTCCTATCAAAATCTTGACGGAACCCTCGGACCTAGAGGTTAGCTTTATCAAAAGCATCCTCGTGGGAATCTAATTCCTTGTCCATATCGTTATCATCGGCCGCACAATGGCACACAACAGTGGCCTCGGCATTTCGGTACTGGTTTAATTTTACTTTCCAAGATTGCTTCTTGAACCTTCGACATACGAATCAATTGCATCTTGAGGTAAggcttttgaaaccttttcgTGAAGCCTTAAGCTTCAACAGCTCGTCCCGACTAGCCATAATAGACAAGGAATGAGGTAGAAATACTCAACTACTGAAGTTTATCCACAGGTGTGCGAGCGAGTTGAACCAAACCGATGAAAGATGTTCATATAAACTTGGAGAACGACCAAACCATATTGGAACGATATATACGACCACCATTcaacaaatccaaatccacCACCAGGACAGTAAGGGAAATCATAAGCAATGCAGAATCGGGAACCAACCACTGGGGATATCGAAGGGGCCACCAATGCCAGTCGGTTACTGTTCCACAGATCGGATATGAgcaaccgactgcgccacggaaAGATTGTAAGCCAAGTATTTTAAATGTATGTATAATTCGGGTGAGAACGAAACACAATAAACTATAGGAGAATATGAGGTCCAAAATGTATATATTTTGTTAATGAATTATCGCCAAGGTACCGTTAAGACATTTGGTGCCTAGCTTTgataattcaacttgcaataGCTAAGTAGGTGCTAAATGCTTGGGAATTTCTACTGAAGGAGCATCTAACACTTTCAATCATCTTGATATTTTGCACTTCTTGTCCAATGTTCCAtgaagtgtgttttaagtgacaagTTATACATTTTTGAGCGCTAACcaactttttcaatcaagCAGAAATTGTTCCTCTTGTATTGTGAACATTAAAAacatctttaaaagtcttgagagcatcGCCGACAGTTACCTAATTGGATTTTTTAGCACCGCGCTTAGTAATGTCAGAGTTCTAGTCCATAGAATGTCCTAAAGCAGAACAGGGCTTAAGTTCTAAGTGCATTGCCTTATTTCCAAATGGAATAGCAGAAAGCTTAAGGAGCTAGCTATTGATATCGATAGAgagattttgttcatttcccTCACAGAAACCTAGCTTTGGCCAGAGGACTTACGATGACGAGTTTGATTGAGCCAGTCATCGCTTCTTTCAAGAAGAACTTACAGAATCAAGATCGAAAAGTTCTCACATTTGAAATGGATGTCGTCTCTcaacttttgtcaaaaacgttTTGATGACCCTAAACACTGTTTATTTACAGCTTATATCTTGACTTTTGAGATAAAGGAGCAAACTGACAAGCCGAAAAAGGTGCCGTTCCCCTCGATCTATCCCAAGCCGAGTAAGAATAGTAAACTTATATCTTTATTAGATGGACGGATTTGGATGTATGATTATCAAAATCAGAAGACATTCCTCTTCAATGGAGAGACGTTTGTACCTTCTGTCCAACCTTTATGGGTCAAGGGAGACTACGGAATGTGCATGCAGACAATTGGAAGAGTCCATGACGGCAATATTGTAGCTGTAGGAGGTTGGCGCTACAACTTGGAGTTgaaagaaaagtcaaaaacAAGAGAACGGAGTGTTTATGTTCTTGATATGAAGAAAAACGTGAGCAAATCGTGAGTTTTGAAGTCctttcaaaaagtcatgaaatttgaaaattttcaagatCTAAGGCATTTTCCTTTTGATGTTATTACAATTATTTAGTCAACGACCACTACTTTCTTGGCATGAAATTTATAAAAATGATgggctcttctttcttttctcctgACATTTCATGACATTGCGACATCGcaacaattcttttttcaagtctcAAGCCTCATTTTCATTAACTTCATTTAGAGAGAGTAACTAGTGTCAAAAAAATAGCTATTCATGTCATCAATTTTTCCAGCAAGAGCTTCTCGTCAGATTTTCTCTTCATACAAAAGGAAGTCAAATGAGTTTCAGGTGTTTGCCATGTCATCGGATTCTTTAAATCTGAATTTCAACGAGCTTTATCCAAAGGGAGTAACAGGCATTAAATAAACCGTTTTCTTTTAGAATAAGcggttttcagcggtataaaATTCCCTCTCCAGCACGccaaggaaaccaaacgccaccattagaaatcttatttcgTGGCGCTGTGTGCACGAGTGGCCAGAATCGAAGTTACAGTCACTAAgtccagccactcgtgaagaaaatagacattctctaacgtcaaatttggcttcaagtgTTTTCGAGGGAaattcataccttgaaaaccggttcttgtaaaagaaaactgtgtattcaatagcggcggcgttctttgcatgcatgcagtttattcaagttcggatctcaaaaagtccaTATGCtcaacaccttgaatgcgttcgccatttcatcatgccctctcgtgtgaagagaagctccGGCAAGAACTCAGTCTTCTcctcaaactcgacggcatgaaatagCGAActcattcaaggtgtcttgacctcGGCGACTTTCTTGAAGCCTCACCTTTAAAAACTCAACGCCAAGAAGCATAAATAGAAGCATATTGTATAAATGCTGTCTTTTGTAAGGTACATGTTTCCAGCACTGACGTTTGCTTTCAATGGTGATGATAAGGGTCAAAAATTATGCCAACAAAAACCGGTCAACAGGGAGAAATAATGCCCTCCTCACCATCAGCGCCTTGTACCTTTGGTGTACCGTGCAAACTTGTCAAAGGCACGTTTTTCCGACACTAATGGTTTTAACGAAATTCCACCATCCTTTTTCGTCCATTATTATTAGGGGTCGGAcaaatagtttgtgattttggtcaaaaaagtcttttttaagtttcgaaaattagccaaaataagttgtgaaaaaggaaaaataagtttaaaaaatgtgaaactacttttttatttgtctGGATATTCCACAATTTTTGCGTAGTATTTAAGGTAAAAATGCTTGATCAATATTTGCCACGACCTTCTTGCTGTTTGGGCTCAATACAATCCCTGATCCTTGCCCTCGGGCTGTTCTGTTGTAAAGGGGTTTTCTGttcacggtggtacccacaatactgataaagtttttgtgcaaatgccaagactttcaataaccattctcgttgctattgaaacaaaaggaacaacttttgtgcaaagtcatcttggattttagctcagattagaatataaATCCAtctaaaacctacaaagagatgatatttttaaaaactcagtcaatagatgttgggagtagCCTTAATTGTGTtttcaactaaaattttattcaaatccatcagGCAAACAATAagcttgcatttttttttttgtgcggacttctttaccgctgccgggattggaatcccagcacttcaagatgagaagattatttatttacatttacatcacatttgactacaaattgctccggaTATGTCTTAAAGCACTTGCCGAGAAGCATATTAAGCTTTTTCTATtcctaaaataaaaatcaaaatgtttcacatttttttaagcaggtagaaaacccCGAAAAtggtttgcaatataacttaaaacttactttatgtcaatatttcacaattgtgatgcaaTACTTGACAATaacaactttaatcaagcttaatcttgaatttgacaaaattctattaacgttgaataaaaacatcgctagcACGTAGAAAATAAATATTGCCAAAAGTGACAACTTTAAAAATTAACCTCTCACAAGTATCGTTCAAACATTTTAGGAACATGTTAGGATACTGTAGCTTTTCGCCCTAggttaaaatgaaaggcaatttcacATCTTtggtaagttttaagtgacattttaactaattttagattttaaagaaattgtaaagaaaatggacaaatataatttcttttcatgtcattgaaaaagacaataatatgccttgggaataactggaaacataataaGGCCGTTTTTCGATGTTTTAATAGCAATTGTGGGCTTTAGACCAATGGCAGGGACATCGGTGGCACTTATTGACCTTCTTGCACGTTTCTCTCCATTGAGGATCTGATAAAGTCAGAGCTGTAGTTGAGTTGGGCAATGATGCCCTAGGCAAACAAAGCAAGTATTTTTCTTCCTTGCTGATGCTCGGGTTTTTAACCGATACAAGGGCATGAAATTCCCTGtaagtcattttttgtcatattttttat
This genomic interval from Tigriopus californicus strain San Diego chromosome 6, Tcal_SD_v2.1, whole genome shotgun sequence contains the following:
- the LOC131882047 gene encoding uncharacterized protein LOC131882047 isoform X3, which produces MTNDCTVLDRSCNDCQASELACAIDQAYILTFEIKEQTDKPKKVPFPSIYPKPSKNSKLISLLDGRIWMYDYQNQKTFLFNGETFVPSVQPLWVKGDYGMCMQTIGRVHDGNIVAVGGWRYNLELKEKSKTRERSVYVLDMKKNVSKS
- the LOC131882047 gene encoding uncharacterized protein LOC131882047 isoform X1, giving the protein MNAPKTLLFLLSCVIGGTLGSTSTRGIQCFVPGECLDSQILDARPTNTSRSCLSLCQGLAGCEWFTWYTDSKVCTSLSGCLSLTEEKCGSNCISGEQECTEIQCGIQGRCYGALEGIRKVGSGKECGSICGQRSECTWFSYSNQTNSCTMTNDCPVLDRSCNDCQASETPCAIDQAYILTFEIKEQTDKPKKVPFPSIYPKPSKNSKLISLLDGRIWMYDYQNQKTFLFNGETFVPSVQPLWVKGDYGMCMQTIGRVHDGNIVAVGGWRYNLELKEKSKTRERSVYVLDMKKNVSKS
- the LOC131882047 gene encoding uncharacterized protein LOC131882047 isoform X2: MNAPKTLLFLLSCVIGGTLGSTSTRGIQCFVPGECLDSQILDARPTNTSRSCLSLCQGLAGCEWFTWYTDSKVCTSLSGCLSLTEEKCGSNCISGEQECTEIQCGIQGRCYGALEGIRKVGSGKECGSICGQRSECTWFSYSNQTNSCTMTNDCPVLDRSCNDCQASETPCAIDQAYILTFEIKEQTDKPKKMDGFGCMIIKIRRHSSSMERRLYLLSNLYGSRETTECACRQLEESMTAIL